Proteins from a single region of Companilactobacillus farciminis KCTC 3681 = DSM 20184:
- the trpD gene encoding anthranilate phosphoribosyltransferase, with protein MIENAIKKIAAGTDLTFEETNQVIDEIMTGKTSPIQIASFLTALSVKKETVEEIAGAANAMRNRALEFHADEPVLEIVGTGGDHSNSFNISTTSALVVAASGIPVAKHGNRAASSKSGAADVLESLGVKIQVDPKRSEAILNQIGICFLFAQEYHKAMKFVAPIRKELGIRTLFNILGPLANPAHANSQVLGVYDESLVEPMAKVLQQLGVKNALVIHGQDGFDEASISAPTTVMEVHGDNFKKYEITPEQFGLNRATKNQIIGGTPQENAQITLEILNGQSGAKRDIILLNSALAIHTARPELSIQQAITIARQTIDSGQALAKLNQFIKLTEAGVAA; from the coding sequence ATGATTGAAAATGCTATTAAAAAAATTGCCGCAGGTACAGATTTAACTTTTGAAGAAACTAACCAAGTGATCGATGAAATAATGACGGGTAAAACTAGTCCCATTCAAATTGCTAGTTTCTTAACCGCTTTGAGTGTGAAAAAAGAAACCGTAGAAGAAATTGCTGGAGCTGCCAATGCTATGAGAAACCGAGCTTTAGAATTTCACGCTGATGAACCAGTGTTAGAAATCGTTGGTACTGGCGGAGATCATTCTAATTCATTTAATATCTCTACTACTTCAGCTTTAGTCGTTGCAGCCAGTGGAATTCCAGTTGCTAAACATGGCAATCGAGCCGCTAGTTCAAAGAGTGGCGCCGCTGATGTTTTGGAATCTCTTGGGGTCAAAATTCAAGTCGATCCTAAACGAAGTGAAGCTATTCTCAATCAAATCGGCATCTGTTTCTTGTTCGCCCAGGAATATCACAAGGCAATGAAATTTGTCGCTCCGATCAGAAAGGAATTAGGAATCAGAACTCTATTCAATATCCTAGGTCCACTAGCAAATCCAGCTCATGCCAATAGCCAAGTGTTGGGTGTTTATGATGAAAGCCTAGTTGAACCAATGGCAAAAGTTTTACAACAGTTGGGTGTAAAGAATGCCTTAGTAATTCATGGTCAAGATGGATTCGACGAAGCTTCAATTTCTGCACCAACTACGGTGATGGAAGTACACGGCGATAATTTCAAGAAATATGAAATCACCCCCGAACAATTTGGTTTAAATCGGGCAACTAAAAATCAAATTATCGGTGGCACACCACAAGAAAATGCTCAAATTACTTTAGAAATTTTAAACGGTCAAAGTGGTGCTAAACGTGACATCATTTTACTAAATTCGGCCTTAGCCATTCATACAGCTAGACCAGAACTTTCAATCCAACAAGCTATCACGATTGCTAGACAAACAATCGACAGTGGACAGGCACTAGCTAAACTAAATCAATTTATCAAATTAACTGAAGCTGGTGTTGCAGCTTGA
- a CDS encoding macro domain-containing protein has translation MMEKFSIIKGDIAYLPFHVDAIVNAANSALVPGGGVDGAINKKAGPELGRAMLKFGGTPTGTAVYTPAFDLNADYVIHAVGPKYQDGEHGEAELLAAAYQSIMKLAQKLEVNSLAIPFLSTGVYGYPLEEAINIAVENVKKFDLDARIYFVAFDESTEKIAKKCL, from the coding sequence ATGATGGAAAAATTTTCAATTATCAAAGGCGATATTGCTTATTTACCATTTCACGTCGATGCAATCGTCAATGCAGCCAATTCTGCTTTAGTACCAGGTGGTGGAGTTGATGGAGCAATCAATAAGAAGGCTGGTCCAGAGCTTGGTCGAGCTATGTTGAAGTTCGGTGGAACCCCTACAGGTACTGCTGTGTATACGCCGGCATTTGATTTGAACGCTGACTATGTTATTCATGCAGTTGGACCTAAATATCAAGACGGTGAACATGGCGAAGCTGAATTACTAGCAGCTGCCTACCAATCAATTATGAAACTTGCTCAAAAATTAGAAGTAAATTCTTTAGCCATTCCGTTCTTAAGCACTGGTGTTTATGGTTATCCACTAGAAGAAGCTATTAATATTGCTGTGGAAAACGTGAAGAAATTTGATTTAGATGCACGAATTTATTTTGTGGCTTTTGATGAATCTACGGAAAAAATTGCTAAAAAATGTTTGTGA